Genomic window (Candidatus Tanganyikabacteria bacterium):
CCTTACCGCCAGAACCGGGGTTGTTGGGGGGAAACGGCAAGCGCCGGGGAGCTATGCTCCCCGGCCGGCCGTTTTGGGGTATTTTCATCGCGTGGTCGCGGTAAATCTGTGGACCCTGCTCACCTGGTCGGTGATCGTCGTCGTGGGTATCGCCGCGTTGGCGATCGCCATCGGCGTGCTGGCCGGCGACGACGGAGGCCTGGAGACGCTCCAGCGCCTGGTCCCGCCGGAGATCTGGGACGAGCTATCGCCGGCCGCCCGGGCGTCCTTCCGGGTCGTGGCGCAGGCGGATCCCGAGACGCGGGAGCGCTTCAAGCGCGTCCTCTTGCGCCTGGCCGACGGCTACCTCCAGGAGCAGCGGAGCCCCGCGGCGCAGCAGGCGTACGTCTCGGTCCTGCTCGACACCCTGGGCAAGCTGACGCTCTGATAGCACGGCTCGCCCTCGCTCAGGCATCGCGGCAGGCGCGGAGGCCGGCCCCACCCGCCGCATCGGTGGCGCAGGCCTCGGCCCCACCCGCCGCATCGGTGGCGTAGGCCTCCGTGCCTGCGTCCGTGAGGCGCTATATCACCATCACTTCTTCGGTGCCGCGCCTGTCGGCCGTCTGGAAGCGCTCCATCCCGAGTTCGGAGACGTCTATTTCACTCCGGCCGTCGAGCACCAGTTGCGCGACGACCTCCCCGGCCGCCGGCGCGTGCATGAAGCCGTGGCCGCTGAAGCCGGCGCAGGTGAACAGGCCCGGCACCTCCGGGTGGGCGGCGATGATGGGGTGGTGGTCGGGCGTGACCTCGTAGAGGCCCGCCCAGGCGGCGTTGATCTCGGCGACCTCGAGGGCCGGCATCCGCTCGACCGCCGCGGTCGCGATCTCCATCACGAACTCCTCGTCCACGTCGGTGCGGTAGGCCGGGGGCTCGTCGCGCCGTGCCATGCCCATCAGCAGGCCGCCGCTCTCGGGATGCATGTAGAGGCCGGTACCGTTGTCCACCATCATCGGGTACGTCGGCCTGATGAACGAAAGCGGCGCGGTGGTGGCGATGTGCCGGCGCACCGGGACGATCGGCAGGTCGATCCCCGCCATGCGGCCGATCTGGGATGCCCAGGCTCCCGCCGCGTTGACCACGACCGGCGTCGCCACCGGCCCGTCCGGCGTCTCGACGCCCGCAATGCGACCGCCCTCGATGCGCAAGCCCGTGACGGGCCGCCGGTTGACGACACGCACGCCTAGGTCGCGGTTGCGCTTGAGATAACCCTGCAGGAACTCGTGGGGATCGCCGATGCCATCGTTGGCGCAGAATGTGGCGCCGACGAGATCGTCCACCCGCAGTTCGGGCACGCGGTCGGCTACTTGCGCCGGGGTCAAGAGACCGACCTGGAGCCCGAGGCTGCGCTGGAGCGCGACGTTGCGCTGCGCCTGCTCCCAGTTGGCCTGGCTGGGCGACATGAACATGTAACCGACCT
Coding sequences:
- a CDS encoding FAD-binding oxidoreductase; the protein is METAEVVVIGGGIVGASIAYHLAARGVTDVLLLEKELFFGAESTGKCAGGIRAQFTTPVNIRLSLRSVAKFERFADEMLVPIVFHQVGYMFMSPSQANWEQAQRNVALQRSLGLQVGLLTPAQVADRVPELRVDDLVGATFCANDGIGDPHEFLQGYLKRNRDLGVRVVNRRPVTGLRIEGGRIAGVETPDGPVATPVVVNAAGAWASQIGRMAGIDLPIVPVRRHIATTAPLSFIRPTYPMMVDNGTGLYMHPESGGLLMGMARRDEPPAYRTDVDEEFVMEIATAAVERMPALEVAEINAAWAGLYEVTPDHHPIIAAHPEVPGLFTCAGFSGHGFMHAPAAGEVVAQLVLDGRSEIDVSELGMERFQTADRRGTEEVMVI